The genome window AGGCCTACTACGAGGTCTTCGAGAAAAGACAATCAGATCAGTCCGGCGAATGACCAGTCAGCGCCTCTCCCACGACGATACTTGATACGCTTCCCCTCGAGAATCCCCATCCTTTTTGAAAAACAGACTGCCAGCCCAGCGGCGGTGGCATAGGTGAACTTGGCCCTGTCAGATACGACTGCATGACCAGCCCGATGGAATCTGAAGTGTTCATCCACTACAGCTACTTAAACCTGCACCTCAGTTTTTGGCTGGAGGATCCACCAGAAGACCAAACACGCATTCACAACCTTGCCCGATTGATGCTAACCCGTCTTTTTGAACGTGGTAATTAATCTTTTTCGTATTCGCCAGCTGTTCGATCGCTTACATTCCCGACTTATAGCGTATGCGGATATGCCGTGAAAAAGGTGTTTTATCCACGCATGACTGAGGGCACCCTGCTCCAATGATATAATTCCACAAATGGCGTTTGGAATCATCATCGTTGGAGCAGGGATCCTGCTGACCCTGGGGATACTTGGCCTGTGGGCTGGCATGCGTGCCATGCAAAACAGCCGTGGTTTGGCAAATTATCAGGTTCGGGGAAAATTTAGGGCAAGCGCTCGAAACGCCTATCTGCTTGGGGGTATTTTATTAATCTCATCCACCGCGCTCGCACTGTATGCATTTTCAGGTACACCCGTATTTGAACTTCCACCGCTTCCAGGCCTTTTTTCAGCTATCGATGCGCCCGCATCCCCCACTGTGGGCGCATCATCCGTGGATGCGACGCCAACATCCGTCAGCCTGGCCACCGCCACGTTCCAGTTGCCAGACTCCCCGACGCCAGAGGCGTTCACGGAAAACCCTGTCCCCCCCTCCCCCACCCCGCCAGCCACCAGCACCCCGGTCACCATCGTCGTCAACATTTATTTTACGAACAACGCTAACCTTGAACAAAAGGTCGAGCCGTACGATCAGGCAGTCCGGCGTGAAATTCTTACAACCGATCCGATAAAAGGTGCGCTGGATGCGTACTTTACCGGTCCGAACGCCCAGGAGGCGCGGCGCGGGCTTTCGGCCACATGGAATGGGTTTTTGGGATATAAAAAATATGAGCTGGCAATCGACGGCACATTAAAGGTGTACCTGATTGGATACTGCCAGGCTCAATCGGATTTTTACAGTTTTGCCGATCCGTTGGGTAAAACCCTCAGGCAGTTCAGCGGGGTACGGTATGTAAAATTTTATGATGAATATGGAAGAACACAGAATCCTCGTGACGGCTCGGATTCCATTCCTGTGTGTGTGATTCCAACCCCGACAGCAACACTGACAGTAACACGTACGCCATCCAATACGCCAACCGCAACCATCACGCCATCCAATACATCGACAGCAACTTTTACACCCACTTCAACTTTCGCCCCATCCAGCACGCCGAGGGCGACCCTTACCCCCTCCAATACACCAACCGCAACTTTTACACCGTCCAAAACCCCAAGTGCAACTATTACCCCGTTAAGTACAGCCACGGCAACTTTTACGCTGACCTTCACGCCATCGAAGACACCGACGCTGACCTTCACCCCGTCCAATACCCCCACGGCGACCTTCACGCCGTCGAATACACCGACTGCGACCTTCACGCCATCGAAGACACCGACCGCGACCTTCACGCCGTCCAATACCCCCACGCTGACCTTCACGCCGTCGAAGACACCGACGCTGACCTTCACGCCGTCCAACACCCCCACCGCGACGTTCACGCCATCGAAGACACCGACCGCGACCTTCACGCCGTCCAACACACCGACTGCGACGTTCACGCCATCGAAGACACCGACCGCGACCTTCACGCCGTCGAATACCCCCACGGCGACCTTCACCCCGTCCAACACACCGACCGCGACCTTCACGCCATCGAAGACACCGACGCTGACCTTCACGCCATCGAAGACACCGACGCTGACCTTCACGCCGTCGAAGACACCGACCGCGACCTTCACGCCGTCGAAGACACCGACCGCGACGTTCACGCCATCGAAGACACCGACTGCGACGTTCACGCCATCGAAGACACCGACCGCGACCTTCACGCCGTCCAATACCCCCACGCTGACCTTCACGCCGTCGAAGACACCGACCGCGACGTTCACGCCATCGAAGACACCGACTGCGACGTTCACGCCATCGAAGACACCGACCGCGACCTTCACGCCGTCCAACACACCGACTGCGACGTTCACGCCATCGAAGACACCGACGCTGACCTTCACGCCGTCGAATACCCCCACGGCGACCTTCACCCCGTCCAACACACCGACCGCGACCTTCACGCCATCGAAGACACCGACGCTGACCTTCACCCCGTCGAAGACACCGACCGCGACGTTCACGCCATCGAAGACACCGACCGCGACCTTCACGCCATCGAAGACACCGACGCTGACCTTCACGCCATCGAAGACACCGACGCTGACCTTCACGCCGTCGAAGACACCGACGCTGACCTTCACGCCGTCGAAGACACCGACGCTGACCTTCACGCCGTCCAACACACCGACCGCGACGTTCACGCCATCGAAGACACCGACTGCGACGTTCACGCCATCGAAGACACCGACCGCGACCTTCACGCCGTCCAACACACCGACTGCGACGTTCACACCATCGAAGACACCGACGCTGACCTTCACGCCGTCGAATACCCCCACGGCGACCTTCACCCCGTCCAACACACCGACCGCGACCTTCACGCCATCGAAGACACCGACGCTGACCTTCACCCCGTCGAAGACACCGACCGCGACGTTCACGCCATCGAAGACACCGACCGCGACCTTCACGCCATCGAAGACACCGACGCTGACCTTCACGCCATCGAAGACACCGACGCTGACCTTCACGCCGTCCAATACCCCCACGCTGACCTTCACGCCGTCGAAGACACCGACGCTGACCTTCACGCCGTCCAATACCCCCACGCTGACCTTCACGCCGTCCAACACCCCCACGGCGACCTTCACGCCGTCGAAGACACCGACCGCGACCTTCACCCCGTCGAAGACACCGACCGCGACGTTCACGCCATCGAATACACCGACCGCGACGTTCACGCCATCGAATACACCGACCGCGACCTTCACGCCGTCCAACACACCGACTGCGACGTTCACGCCATCGAAGACACCGACCGCGACGTTCACGCCATCGAATACACCGACCGCGACCTTCACGCCGTCGAAGACACCGACCGCGACCTTCACGCCGTCGAAGACACCGACCGCGACGTTCACGCCATCGAATACACCGACCGCGACGTTCACGCCATCGAATACACCGACCGCGACCTTCACGCCATCGAATACACCGACCGCGACCTTCACGCCGTCCAACACACCGACTGCGACGTTCACGCCATCGAATACACCGACCGCGACCTTCACGCCGTCCAACACACCGACTGCGACGTTCACGCCATCGAAGACACCGACCGCGACGTTCACGCCATCGAATACACCGACCGCGACCTTCACGCCGTCCAACACACCGACTGCGACGTTCACGCCATCGAAGACACCGACCGCGACCTTCACGCCGTCCAATACCCCCACGCTGACCTTCACGCCGTCGAAGACACCGACCGCGACCTTCACGCCGTCGAAGACACCGACCGCGACGTTCACGCCATCGAATACACCGACCGCGACCTTCACGCCGTCCAACACACCGACTGCGACGTTCACGCCATCGAAGACACCGACCGCGACCTTCACGCCGTCGAATACACCGACTGCGACGTTCACGCCATCGAATACACCGACCGCGACCTTCACGCCGTCCAACACACCGACTGCGACGTTCACGCCATCGAAGACACCGACCGCGACCTTCACGCCGTCCAATACCCCCACGCTGACCTTCACGCCGTCGAAGACACCGACGCTGACCTTCACGCCCTCCAAGACACCGACTGCAACCTTCGATCCGCAATGTAACAAGGCATTATTTGTTGGCGATGTAAGCCTTCCGGACGACTCGATCGTGAATGCAGGGGATCAATTAGTCAAAACCTGGCAGATAAGAAACGCAGGCACATGCACATGGACCCCCTTGTACAATCTGGTCCTGGTCGATGGTGAAGCGATGGGTGCATCCGCTTATATGATATTTGATCAAAATGTCCCGCCTGGCGCGATGGCAAATATCTCCATTGCCATCACCATTCCGAACAGGATCGGTTCGCTCCAAACCTTCTGGCAAATTGAAGCCGAGAATGGAGAGCGGTTTGGGGTTGGCGTGGATGGCACGTCCCCATTATGGGTAAAGGTAAATATTGAACCTTCCCCCTCCGCATTCACACCAGAACCGGCAACTACTCCCCCAACCGGGCTGCCCACAGCGGTCATTGCCCCTTCGCCCGAATCCGGAGAATTTGTCCTTGACTTATACAGCCAGTACTGTGATGCAGCCTGGTTTGTAGATGACTTGCCGATACCGTGTCAGGGTGTCGAATCTGGCCAGCAAACCGCTGCGATATTCCAGCAGGCACAGGCCTATTCAGAAACCAACCAGATGGTTGGACAAGCGCTTATAGTGCAATTACCCCTTTCGGATACGGAAACAAGTATTTCGGCAATATTCCCTGAAGTGCTCATCCAGAATGGTGACCGTTTGATCCTGGGCACTGGATGCGCGCAAGACGCGTTTAAGTGTTCCGTCCTGTTCAGTATTTCCTATTTGGACAGCACTGGCCAGCAAAACCCCATCTGGACAATTGGGGAGTTCCATGACGGACAGTTGTCGGATCACACGATCGATCTATCCTACTTGTCAGGCATGCCGGTACGACTGAGACTTGAAGTGTCCTCGCTTGGGCCATCCGATGACGATATCGCCATGTGGATCGCACCGCGTATCATACGCCAGCCTCAACCAACCGAAACCATGGAGATATCACCGACGGCGATAGTCGCAGAAACTGCTGCCAGCACGGCATCTGCAACTCCCATCGTTCCAAGACCAACCGAGCCATCAATCGCTCCACCGCCGAGTTCTTTGCTGGATAAATTTATTGATGCATTCGTAGAATTCTTGAAGAGCTTGTGGGGTGGACGTTGATCGGGCGGGAATTTCGCCTGACCGTTGCTATTGTACATACTCGGCAATCAATTGCTTGAACTGTGGTGTGAAGCGGATACCATCCAGATCCGGATCGCGCAGGATCCACTCGACAAGTGTCTGCCTGGTGTCGAGCGCGATCCGCAGGTATTCCACAGCTTGCTCCACATTTCCACACAATGCCTCGAGGCATGCCCGGTTGTATTCATTTCCATCGTCAATGAAGTTTTTCACGGCAATTCCTATATGTTGATTTGCTAATTCTTCTAAACCCATTTTTCGCAAGTACCCGCCGAGCGTGGCGTGTGCCAAGCCGTGGTCCGGCTTGATCGCAATCACTTTTTTCAGGCAATTAATGGCATCTTCATGACGTCCTTCCACAGCATACACAACTCCAAGGCTGTGATGATACTCCGCGCAATTCGAGTCAAGCAGGACGGCCTGCTGATAGGCAAGGACGGCATCCTTATAGCGATTTGCGGATTTATACAAGGCTCCCAATTCATCCCACTTGGATGCGTTGCGCGGGTTGCCTTGAATGATCTGTTCCAATCTTGCGATCTCATGATCAATGGATGGCTCATTTTTTTCTTTTTCCGCCAGGGATTCATTCGAACGCAATTCGGGCGAATTAACCAGATCCGCACCTACTTCATTCGAAACGCCCGGCGGTTTCGAATCATCCTCCAGGACATCGTCAGGCACAATGAAAACCGCCCTTTTGTCGATTACCTCAACTACCGTCTCCTGTGCTGCAAGCATGACACCATTTGTTCTTAAATCTGCAGACAGGGTAGGGCCAGGATGACGCAATTCAGTATTGGCAGTTTCTGTATAACCTGACTCAACAGTCTCCTCCCAACTATCCATGGGTTCGTCAGCCGCCAGATGGACTGCCACATCCTGAAATTCATCCAGGGTGCTTGAAACATCGGGACTGCTTACCAAACCATCGGACACTGTTTCACTTCCTTCAAGGCTCTCGAACAGGTAGTCCACGGCATCTGTATCAAATTTGTCTGCCTCACTAACGACCGTGACGGAGAGGGATTCATCTCCAATGTACCCTGTGGACATTCCATGCTCTGATAGCTTGGAAAGTTCTTCAATATCCTGCACGGGATCATTCTGAACTGATGATGTGTTTAGATTGGTTTCAGCTTCATCCCGTGCCTTGTCAGGATAGCACGCGTGCGCAATTTCGGCATCATCACTCATCCCTGTCTGCGCCGACGGAAGCATGGACTCTTCTGAAATGTTCGAGGGCCCGTATAGGAAAGCAGTGTTGCCCTCTATAATTTTTCCGGCCTCCGGGTACAGCAGGTCCGCCTGTTGATAGGCCATTATGGCATCCCTGTAGTTCTTCAAGTGGCGATACACATCACCCAGGCGGTACCAGGAGATCGCCCTGTCACGTTCGTGTGACAGCAGCTCAATACTTTTTTGGAACAGGTCTGCTGCTTCGGAAAAGCGGCCTTTTTGTGCGTATGCGAAGGCAAGATTACTGTAGGGCATGCCAAACCGTTCCTCAATCTTTATTGAACGATTGTATGCATACGCCGCCTGATCGAACATGCCGGAGATGAAGTACAGGTTGCCAAGTTCATTCCATAATTCGTGTTCGCTCATGGTTTCACCTTAGGCTACCCCTGTTCCTGAACAGCAAGTTGTGGCGCGCTCAATGATCCAAGCAGGCTGTATCGTGACTGCATCGAAAGGGATGAGTTGTCAGGATCGAGTTCGTCCGCTCGCTGGTAGGATGATATTGCACTTGCATAATCGAACATGCGGCGATATACATTGCCCAGGCGATTCCATACGATTGCCTTGTCCTTTTCATTGTCAAACAATTCAATGGAACGCTGGTACAACAGGACGGCCTCCGCCAGACGATTCTTTTGGGTATATGTCAGCGCAAGATTGCTATAGGGCCAGGCAAAGGTGCGATCCAATTCGATTGCCTTGCTGTACGCGATAATCGCGTCATCGGCGGCGCCGTTGTTGTAATACACATTACCCAGTTCGTTCCAGACCCTGGCGTTATTGACATCGATTTCCATTTTTACTTCACCCAGAGAATCAATCTCTGTGACCGGGTCGATCTGGGCGGATGCATTGGATGCTGTGCTTGCGAATTCACCCGATGTTTTTCCTTCTTCAGGAAGAGCCTCGATTATTTTATTGTCGTCTCTTAGAAACTCTTCATAGAAACCACGGGTCGCCGATTCGTTTTCGATTTTCTCCTCGTTGGCTTCAGATTCTCCAGCTCCAGCCCCCTTAAGATTTACTTTCTGAAGTTCAATATTTTCTTCATTTGTTTCTTCCGGAGCTGCTACGGCAACAAAATCATCCTTGTTGTCACCAGACTCTCCAGATTCAGCCTCCTCCAGTTTTGCTTCCTGAGGCACAACACTTTCTTCGCTCGTTTCTTCCGGAGCGGATACAGGAACGAAATATTCCGCCGTCTTATCTTCAGCGTCCGCCGCCTGTTGCGTTTGCTCGATCGTTGGGATCTCGGTTGTTTCAGTCGTGGTCCCAAGTACAAGCATAGTATCTGTCATGGTCTCAACCATAACAGGCAGTGAAGGATTCAATGTTTCTTCAGGCAGCTGGTTTGCGATGATAGGTTCTTCTGTTACAAGTTGAAATCCTGTCTCCTCTGGCAAGGTTGCGTCCACTTCAGGCTGCGCCTCTTCTTCGCTGTCTTCAAGTTGAACATCTGTTTCAGGAGGCGTGGCCTCTATATTGACTTCCACAACCGGTTCACTGTTTTCAGAAGATTCTGGAACTTCAATTTTCTCATCCAAATCGCTGTTCGTTTCATCTGATACCATCTCTGCGGCATTCTGACTGCCGGTTTCTGTTTCACTGAGACTGGCATCAAACTCTTGCGAATCCAGTACGGCATCCTTTATTTCCATTTCCGGCTGATCAGAAACCAACTCCGACGAATCCCTTAATGGATCAAGTTCATTGTTGATAAGTAAACTGATGGGACTGGGGATGGTCTCATTTCGCTGCTGTTCCAATCTATCAGTTTCCTCAGACAAAGGCTGCGCAAGCGCATCTTTGGAGCCGCCGTTTTCATTGTCCAATTCATCAGCACATTGAAAGGCAGCCAGCGCCAACTCATACTCATTCATCTTTCGATATAAATTGCCCAATCGATTCCAGGAAACCGCCTTGTCCTTGTCATCCTTCAGCAGTTCAATGCTTTTCTGGTATAGCAGCACCGCGTTTTCCGGATTGCCTCGGGTGACATTTACAAGCGCAAGATTGCTGTATGCCCAGCCCAAACCTGGTTCCAATTCGATAGCGCGTTGAAACGACAGAACTGCCTCATCATGTTCCCCTATTTTGAAGTATGAATTTCCCAGGTCAAACCAACATTGGGCGTTTGTTGGCTGGATCTCAAGCGACTTCTTGTAGGCCTCAATTGCTTCGCGGGTACGATCCTGTTTATCGAAGACATTGCCCAGGCGGACCCACGGAGTGATGAAGCGATTGTTGAACTCGATAGATTTTTCCTGATATGCAACAACAGCATTAAATATCTTGTTCAACTCATCCCAAAATTCAAAGCTACTCATTTCTACCTCCATTATTTTTACTCTGCGTAGCAGTTGCTAAGCAGGCTAAAACGAGTGCGTGTTACAAGATTCACGCCTTCGTCATTCAAGAGCACAGCCTCCTGAAAGGCTTTTATGGCATTGTCGTAATCATTTAACTTTCGATGAGTATTCCCAAGCCGATTCCAGGATACGGCTTTATCCTTGTTGTCCTCAAAGAGCTCGATACTTTTCATATATGCTGGAATTGCCTCCTTGTGCTTTCCCATGGATGCCAGTGCGCGTCCAAGGTTACTGTGAGCCCACCCGTCCTGCGGGTTCATCTCGGCGGCTTTTTGATAAGCGGTGACTGCTTCATGATATGACCCATTCTGAAGAAAAGCATTCCCCAGTTCATTCCAAAAATCGCCATTTTGGGGGGATGCATCGAATTGAAAGACATTGATGCTGTCATGCACGCCGGCATTTTCCGGATCGAGTTCTGCGGCCTTGCGAAAAGCATCTACTGCGTTGTCGTACTCCCCCAACCCGCGATACGCATTCCCAAGCCCATTGTAGGCAATGGATTTATCTTTGTCGGCATTCAACAGCTCTATGCTTTTGCGGTACAACAAAACCGCCTCCAGATACCGGCCCTGCATGATTCCGATTAACCCCATATTTGCATAAGGCCAGCCAAAATTTGGATCCAGTTGCACGGATTTGTTGTACGAGACAAGAGCCTCTGTGTAATTCCCCTGATGGAAATTTTCGTTTCCCATTTCATTCCAAGCAATTGCACTTGTGACTGAGTTTGCCCCGTCGCTTGTTGGTTGGTTTTTTTGTTCACCTTGAATATCTCGAAATAGTTCCTCGGA of Anaerolineales bacterium contains these proteins:
- a CDS encoding NBR1-Ig-like domain-containing protein; the protein is MTFTPSKTPTATFDPQCNKALFVGDVSLPDDSIVNAGDQLVKTWQIRNAGTCTWTPLYNLVLVDGEAMGASAYMIFDQNVPPGAMANISIAITIPNRIGSLQTFWQIEAENGERFGVGVDGTSPLWVKVNIEPSPSAFTPEPATTPPTGLPTAVIAPSPESGEFVLDLYSQYCDAAWFVDDLPIPCQGVESGQQTAAIFQQAQAYSETNQMVGQALIVQLPLSDTETSISAIFPEVLIQNGDRLILGTGCAQDAFKCSVLFSISYLDSTGQQNPIWTIGEFHDGQLSDHTIDLSYLSGMPVRLRLEVSSLGPSDDDIAMWIAPRIIRQPQPTETMEISPTAIVAETAASTASATPIVPRPTEPSIAPPPSSLLDKFIDAFVEFLKSLWGGR
- a CDS encoding tetratricopeptide repeat protein — translated: MSEHELWNELGNLYFISGMFDQAAYAYNRSIKIEERFGMPYSNLAFAYAQKGRFSEAADLFQKSIELLSHERDRAISWYRLGDVYRHLKNYRDAIMAYQQADLLYPEAGKIIEGNTAFLYGPSNISEESMLPSAQTGMSDDAEIAHACYPDKARDEAETNLNTSSVQNDPVQDIEELSKLSEHGMSTGYIGDESLSVTVVSEADKFDTDAVDYLFESLEGSETVSDGLVSSPDVSSTLDEFQDVAVHLAADEPMDSWEETVESGYTETANTELRHPGPTLSADLRTNGVMLAAQETVVEVIDKRAVFIVPDDVLEDDSKPPGVSNEVGADLVNSPELRSNESLAEKEKNEPSIDHEIARLEQIIQGNPRNASKWDELGALYKSANRYKDAVLAYQQAVLLDSNCAEYHHSLGVVYAVEGRHEDAINCLKKVIAIKPDHGLAHATLGGYLRKMGLEELANQHIGIAVKNFIDDGNEYNRACLEALCGNVEQAVEYLRIALDTRQTLVEWILRDPDLDGIRFTPQFKQLIAEYVQ
- a CDS encoding tetratricopeptide repeat protein, with the protein product MSSFEFWDELNKIFNAVVAYQEKSIEFNNRFITPWVRLGNVFDKQDRTREAIEAYKKSLEIQPTNAQCWFDLGNSYFKIGEHDEAVLSFQRAIELEPGLGWAYSNLALVNVTRGNPENAVLLYQKSIELLKDDKDKAVSWNRLGNLYRKMNEYELALAAFQCADELDNENGGSKDALAQPLSEETDRLEQQRNETIPSPISLLINNELDPLRDSSELVSDQPEMEIKDAVLDSQEFDASLSETETGSQNAAEMVSDETNSDLDEKIEVPESSENSEPVVEVNIEATPPETDVQLEDSEEEAQPEVDATLPEETGFQLVTEEPIIANQLPEETLNPSLPVMVETMTDTMLVLGTTTETTEIPTIEQTQQAADAEDKTAEYFVPVSAPEETSEESVVPQEAKLEEAESGESGDNKDDFVAVAAPEETNEENIELQKVNLKGAGAGESEANEEKIENESATRGFYEEFLRDDNKIIEALPEEGKTSGEFASTASNASAQIDPVTEIDSLGEVKMEIDVNNARVWNELGNVYYNNGAADDAIIAYSKAIELDRTFAWPYSNLALTYTQKNRLAEAVLLYQRSIELFDNEKDKAIVWNRLGNVYRRMFDYASAISSYQRADELDPDNSSLSMQSRYSLLGSLSAPQLAVQEQG